A single Mixta calida DNA region contains:
- a CDS encoding NAD-dependent epimerase/dehydratase family protein: MSRILLTGASGLVGSHLLRMLIAEPRVSEIVAPTRRPLPPMNKVINLVEEDLTDVLRPLKLPIDIVFCCLGTTRKQAGSKAAFVHVDYTLVVDSAIAGQRLGAKHMLAVSAHGASVRSLFFYRRVKGEMERALRQQNWPRLTLIRPSLLLGDRQQPRPGEDFLAPLFKLLPGNWRAVAAKDVAGALMREAFSPSPSDVNIIESAAIPRRSLIK; this comes from the coding sequence ATGAGTCGGATATTGTTAACCGGAGCCAGCGGTCTGGTGGGAAGCCACCTGCTGCGTATGCTGATTGCGGAGCCGCGCGTCAGTGAGATCGTTGCGCCCACGCGTCGGCCGCTGCCGCCCATGAATAAAGTGATTAATCTGGTCGAGGAAGATCTGACGGACGTATTGCGACCGCTAAAGCTGCCCATTGATATCGTGTTTTGCTGTCTTGGCACCACGCGCAAGCAGGCGGGCAGCAAAGCGGCCTTTGTGCATGTCGACTATACGCTGGTGGTGGATAGCGCCATCGCCGGGCAGCGGCTTGGCGCAAAGCATATGCTGGCGGTGAGTGCGCACGGCGCCAGCGTTCGCTCGCTGTTCTTCTACCGGCGGGTCAAAGGCGAAATGGAACGGGCGCTACGACAGCAAAACTGGCCGCGTCTTACGCTCATTCGTCCCTCGCTGCTGCTGGGCGATCGTCAGCAGCCGCGTCCGGGGGAAGATTTCCTTGCGCCGCTGTTTAAGCTGTTGCCCGGCAACTGGCGCGCGGTCGCGGCGAAAGATGTCGCCGGCGCGCTGATGCGCGAGGCGTTCTCTCCCTCGCCCAGCGACGTAAATATCATTGAATCGGCGGCTATCCCCCGACGCTCGTTAATAAAATAA
- the nrdG gene encoding anaerobic ribonucleoside-triphosphate reductase-activating protein has protein sequence MNIHQYYPVDVVNGPGTRCTLFVAGCEHQCPGCYNQRTWRLNSGVPFTIEMEEQLIGDLNDRRIPRQGLSLSGGDPLHPANVPDVLRLVRRVRRDCPGKDIWMWTGYTLAALSAAQRKVVAELDVLVDGKFVQALKDPALVWRGSSNQVIHYLR, from the coding sequence GTGAACATACATCAGTACTATCCGGTCGATGTCGTAAACGGCCCCGGCACCCGCTGTACGCTGTTTGTCGCCGGCTGCGAGCATCAGTGCCCCGGCTGCTATAACCAGCGCACCTGGCGACTTAACTCCGGCGTGCCGTTTACCATCGAAATGGAAGAGCAGCTGATCGGCGATCTGAACGATCGCCGTATTCCGCGTCAGGGGCTGTCGCTTTCCGGCGGCGACCCGCTGCATCCGGCCAACGTGCCGGATGTGCTGCGGCTGGTGCGCCGCGTGCGCCGCGACTGCCCAGGAAAGGATATCTGGATGTGGACCGGCTATACGCTGGCGGCGCTAAGCGCCGCGCAGCGTAAAGTGGTCGCCGAGCTGGATGTGCTGGTAGACGGTAAATTTGTCCAGGCCCTGAAAGACCCCGCGCTGGTCTGGCGCGGCAGCAGCAACCAGGTGATTCACTATCTGCGCTGA
- the nrdD gene encoding anaerobic ribonucleoside-triphosphate reductase yields the protein MTTTVVKRDGCQVPFDQQRIAEAIRAAARAAQVEDDAYCVTVAQQVSEKMCSRDRVDIHEIQQTVEDLLMAGRYPQLARQYIEYRHDRDLAREQRGKLSKAIRGLVEQSDPALLHENANKDSKVIPTQRDLLAGIVAKHYAQQYMLPRDVVRAHQRGEIHYHDLDYAPFFPMFNCMLIDLKGMLTNGFKMGNAEIEPPKSIATATAVTAQIIAQVASHIYGGTTINRIDEILAPFVEASYEKHLAVAQEWQIAESERYARERTEKECFDAFQSLEYEVNTLHTANGQTPFVTFGFGLGTSWAARLIQQSILRNRIAGLGKNRKTAVFPKLVFAIREGLNRRPGDVNYDIKQLALECASKRMYPDILNYDRVVSVTGSFKTPMGCRSFLGVWEENGEQVHDGRNNLGVISLNLPRIALEARGDEARFWQLLDERLELAKKALMTRIARLEHTKARVAPILYMEGACGVRLKADDNVAEIFRHGRASISLGYIGLHETINALSGGETHLYDDDTLRARAVAIVTRLREAVDAWKEETGYGFSLYSTPSENLCDRFCRLDAAEFGQVKGVTDKGYYTNSFHLDVEKKVNPYDKLDFEAVYPAIANGGFICYGEYPNLQHNLKALEDVWDYSYDRVPYYGTNTPIDECYECGFTGEFDCTSKGFTCPACGNHDPARVSITRRVCGYLGSPDARPFNAGKQEEVKRRVKHL from the coding sequence GTGACAACGACGGTGGTAAAACGGGACGGCTGTCAGGTACCCTTTGATCAACAGCGCATCGCTGAGGCTATTCGCGCTGCAGCGCGCGCCGCTCAGGTTGAAGATGATGCTTACTGCGTGACGGTCGCGCAGCAGGTCAGCGAAAAAATGTGCAGCCGCGATCGCGTGGATATTCATGAGATCCAGCAGACGGTAGAAGATCTGCTGATGGCGGGACGTTATCCTCAGCTGGCGCGCCAGTATATTGAATACCGTCATGACCGGGATCTGGCGCGCGAACAGCGCGGCAAGCTGAGCAAAGCGATCCGCGGCCTGGTGGAGCAAAGCGACCCTGCGCTGCTGCACGAAAACGCCAACAAAGACAGCAAGGTGATCCCTACCCAGCGCGATCTGCTGGCGGGCATCGTGGCGAAACATTATGCCCAGCAGTATATGTTGCCGCGCGACGTGGTGCGTGCCCACCAGCGCGGCGAAATCCACTATCACGATCTCGACTACGCGCCCTTCTTCCCGATGTTTAACTGCATGCTGATCGATCTGAAAGGGATGCTGACCAACGGCTTTAAGATGGGCAATGCGGAAATCGAGCCGCCGAAATCCATCGCTACCGCAACCGCCGTGACGGCGCAGATTATCGCGCAGGTCGCCAGCCACATTTATGGCGGCACCACCATTAACCGCATCGATGAAATTCTGGCGCCGTTTGTCGAGGCCAGCTACGAGAAACATCTGGCGGTGGCGCAGGAGTGGCAGATTGCCGAAAGCGAGCGCTACGCGCGCGAACGCACGGAGAAAGAGTGCTTCGACGCTTTTCAGTCGCTGGAGTATGAGGTTAATACGCTACATACCGCCAACGGCCAGACGCCGTTCGTCACCTTTGGCTTCGGACTCGGCACCAGCTGGGCGGCGCGCCTGATTCAGCAATCTATTCTGCGCAACCGCATCGCCGGGCTGGGCAAGAATCGTAAAACCGCCGTTTTCCCCAAACTGGTCTTCGCCATTCGCGAAGGGCTGAACCGCCGTCCTGGCGATGTTAATTACGACATCAAGCAGCTGGCGCTGGAGTGCGCCAGCAAACGCATGTATCCCGATATTCTTAACTACGACCGTGTGGTCAGCGTGACCGGCTCCTTTAAAACGCCGATGGGCTGCCGCAGTTTCCTCGGCGTCTGGGAAGAAAATGGCGAACAGGTGCATGACGGACGCAATAATCTCGGCGTCATCAGCCTGAACCTGCCGCGCATCGCGCTGGAGGCGCGCGGCGATGAAGCGCGTTTCTGGCAGCTGCTGGATGAACGTTTAGAGCTCGCCAAAAAAGCGTTGATGACGCGCATTGCCCGTCTGGAGCATACCAAAGCGCGCGTGGCACCGATTCTTTATATGGAAGGCGCCTGCGGCGTGCGGCTCAAGGCGGATGATAATGTGGCGGAGATCTTCCGCCACGGCCGCGCCTCTATCTCGCTGGGCTATATCGGCCTGCATGAAACCATTAACGCCCTGAGCGGCGGCGAAACGCATCTCTATGACGATGACACGCTGCGCGCCAGGGCGGTCGCTATTGTCACCCGCCTGCGCGAGGCGGTGGATGCGTGGAAAGAGGAGACCGGCTACGGCTTTAGCCTCTACAGCACGCCCAGTGAAAACCTCTGCGATCGCTTCTGCCGTCTGGATGCCGCTGAGTTCGGTCAGGTGAAAGGGGTAACCGATAAAGGTTACTACACCAACAGCTTCCACCTCGACGTAGAGAAAAAGGTTAACCCGTACGATAAGCTCGATTTCGAGGCGGTTTATCCGGCTATCGCCAACGGCGGCTTTATCTGTTACGGCGAATATCCCAATTTGCAGCACAACCTGAAAGCGCTGGAGGATGTCTGGGATTACAGCTATGACCGCGTTCCCTATTACGGCACCAATACGCCTATCGACGAGTGTTACGAATGCGGCTTTACCGGCGAGTTCGACTGCACCAGTAAAGGCTTTACCTGCCCCGCCTGCGGCAATCACGATCCGGCACGGGTATCGATAACGCGCAGGGTATGCGGCTATCTCGGCAGCCCCGACGCGCGACCGTTTAACGCAGGGAAACAGGAAGAGGTGAAACGGCGGGTAAAACACCTGTGA
- a CDS encoding MurR/RpiR family transcriptional regulator: MDLVWQLENGLNTLPRPQSRLARFVLDNLRFSGSATLEQLALRAGVSTDTLSAFARSVGCRDLDDFMQQLRSLNHPGDPDGQVPPAVTGDLDYAMSSSLEKVAVNAGVSAETLKRFARSIGREDFNDILFQIRKRLNELSQQEGRVARAVLDDVNFAASATIEQLASYAGVSPATITRFAKSVGCEDIRELRMKLAQASASHSPYLSSPAAAMPSSAGEQRLATVQQALHQQLQQNVPAHYAQAARLLGQARGVTIVANGGSEAIFGLQVQHQLMAQGLMSTLCQEAALIGMSVAMLERDQLLLALAIGPSGAAIRNAALQARARDIPVIALTTATDPLASLADTLLVLPDDPGLARYGLLMTLDLLKAEAEKGE, encoded by the coding sequence ATGGATCTTGTCTGGCAACTTGAGAACGGCCTGAATACGCTGCCCCGCCCGCAATCACGTCTGGCGCGCTTTGTGCTGGATAATTTACGCTTTTCCGGCAGCGCGACCCTTGAGCAACTGGCGCTGCGGGCTGGCGTCAGCACCGACACCCTTTCCGCCTTCGCCCGCTCCGTCGGCTGCCGCGATCTGGATGATTTTATGCAGCAGCTGCGTTCGCTCAATCATCCCGGCGACCCGGATGGTCAGGTGCCGCCTGCGGTTACCGGCGATCTCGATTACGCCATGTCTTCCTCGCTGGAGAAAGTAGCGGTGAATGCTGGCGTCAGCGCTGAAACGCTGAAGCGTTTCGCCCGCTCGATTGGGCGCGAAGATTTCAACGATATTCTGTTTCAGATTCGTAAACGTCTGAATGAGCTCAGCCAGCAGGAAGGCCGCGTCGCGCGTGCGGTACTGGATGATGTCAATTTCGCCGCCTCCGCCACCATTGAGCAGCTGGCGAGCTATGCGGGCGTCAGCCCGGCGACCATTACCCGCTTCGCAAAATCGGTAGGCTGCGAAGATATCCGCGAGCTGCGTATGAAGCTGGCCCAGGCCTCCGCCAGTCATTCCCCTTACCTGTCGTCTCCCGCCGCGGCCATGCCCTCTTCCGCAGGCGAGCAGCGGCTGGCGACAGTTCAACAGGCGCTGCACCAGCAGTTACAGCAAAACGTCCCTGCGCATTACGCTCAGGCTGCCCGCCTGCTGGGTCAGGCGCGCGGCGTGACCATCGTCGCAAACGGCGGCAGCGAGGCGATTTTCGGCCTGCAGGTGCAGCATCAGCTCATGGCGCAGGGCTTGATGTCTACGCTTTGCCAGGAGGCGGCGCTGATCGGCATGAGCGTCGCCATGCTGGAAAGGGACCAGCTCTTGCTGGCGCTCGCTATTGGACCGTCGGGTGCGGCTATACGCAACGCCGCGTTACAGGCGCGCGCCCGTGATATTCCGGTGATTGCGCTGACTACGGCCACCGATCCGCTGGCCTCCCTGGCGGATACGCTGCTGGTGCTGCCTGACGATCCCGGTCTGGCGCGCTATGGCCTGCTGATGACGCTGGATTTGCTGAAAGCCGAGGCGGAAAAAGGTGAATGA
- a CDS encoding PTS sugar transporter subunit IIB, protein MHIVLCCAAGMSTSMLVSKMKAEAEKRQLAVRIDAVPVAEFERIIDDADIVLLGPQVQFEASRLTAIAAPLGKPVAVINMMDYGTMRGDKVLDTALALMPS, encoded by the coding sequence ATGCATATTGTCCTTTGCTGTGCGGCAGGCATGTCCACCAGCATGCTGGTGTCGAAAATGAAGGCGGAAGCGGAGAAGCGTCAACTGGCGGTGCGCATCGACGCCGTACCGGTCGCGGAATTTGAACGTATTATCGATGACGCCGATATCGTGCTGTTAGGGCCGCAGGTGCAGTTTGAGGCGTCGCGCCTGACCGCCATCGCCGCGCCGCTGGGCAAACCGGTCGCCGTTATCAACATGATGGATTACGGCACGATGCGCGGCGATAAAGTGCTTGATACCGCGCTGGCCCTGATGCCGTCCTGA
- a CDS encoding PTS lactose/cellobiose transporter subunit IIA: protein MRILVREEGMELENLIMELLVHAGSARSHALAALRQARADDFDAAETSQQAARVAIGAAHRLQTELIGLDEGSGKLPVTLIVVHAQDHLMNAMLIQDLAADIIALYRRLPYAGEQYA, encoded by the coding sequence ATGCGAATTTTGGTACGGGAGGAAGGGATGGAGCTGGAAAACCTGATTATGGAACTGCTGGTTCATGCTGGCAGCGCGCGCAGTCATGCGCTTGCGGCGCTGCGTCAGGCGCGGGCCGACGATTTTGACGCGGCGGAAACGTCACAGCAGGCCGCCCGGGTGGCGATCGGCGCGGCGCACCGTCTGCAAACTGAACTGATCGGCCTGGACGAGGGCAGCGGCAAACTGCCGGTCACGCTGATCGTCGTGCATGCGCAGGATCATCTGATGAACGCGATGCTTATTCAGGATCTGGCGGCGGATATCATCGCGCTCTATCGCCGCCTCCCTTACGCAGGAGAACAGTATGCTTAA
- the celB gene encoding PTS cellobiose transporter subunit IIC, whose translation MTGKRSLIERYVLPAALKVAGQKHVLSVRDGIILNMPFMLIGSFFLIFAYLPIPAWASMMAGLFGDAWRDKLLYPVKATYDIMAIISSFGIAYRLAEKYRTIDPLTSGAMALVAFIMTIPQHTLFAPVEGAAQQIVDGVIPMNLVGSQGLFVAIVISLMSTEIYRFISGRNLVIHMPEGVPPAVAKSFLALIPGFCVLAVVLLLRLAVEASPFGDINTMISTIIGIPMHHVGGTLPGMIFSVILIGVLWTLGLHGDAIVLVFIQPVWLSNMTENLEAFQHNQPVPHIITQQFYDLWIAPGGTGALLGLVIFMLLRSRSVQMKQLGKIAAPGALFNISEPMVFGIPLVMNPWFFLPFILTPVVLVLVTWTAMSLGWVAPPAGIALPFTTPIFFSGYLATGGHISGSVLQAVNLGISMVIYYPFFRAWDNLKRREEQEAISSAEKNAAESGLVAGGERQARI comes from the coding sequence ATGACTGGCAAGAGATCGTTGATAGAGCGTTACGTGCTGCCCGCGGCGCTTAAGGTCGCCGGGCAGAAGCATGTGTTGTCGGTGCGTGACGGCATCATACTAAATATGCCTTTTATGCTGATCGGCTCATTCTTTTTGATATTCGCTTACCTGCCGATCCCCGCCTGGGCGAGCATGATGGCGGGGCTGTTTGGCGATGCCTGGCGCGATAAGCTGCTTTATCCGGTGAAGGCGACCTACGACATCATGGCGATTATCTCCAGCTTCGGCATCGCCTATCGCCTGGCGGAGAAATACCGCACTATCGATCCGCTGACCAGCGGGGCGATGGCGCTGGTGGCCTTTATCATGACCATTCCGCAGCATACGCTGTTCGCGCCCGTAGAAGGCGCGGCGCAGCAGATCGTGGACGGCGTGATCCCGATGAACCTGGTCGGCAGTCAGGGCCTGTTCGTGGCGATTGTGATTTCGCTGATGTCGACGGAGATTTATCGTTTTATCAGCGGGCGCAATCTGGTTATCCATATGCCGGAAGGGGTGCCGCCAGCGGTCGCTAAATCTTTTCTCGCGTTGATCCCCGGCTTCTGCGTGCTGGCCGTGGTACTGCTGCTGCGCCTGGCGGTTGAGGCGTCGCCCTTTGGCGATATCAACACCATGATCAGCACCATTATCGGCATTCCGATGCATCACGTTGGCGGAACGCTGCCGGGTATGATCTTCTCGGTGATCCTGATTGGCGTGCTCTGGACGCTGGGGCTGCACGGCGACGCCATCGTGCTGGTGTTTATTCAGCCGGTCTGGCTGTCGAACATGACGGAAAACCTGGAGGCGTTCCAGCATAACCAGCCCGTTCCGCACATCATTACCCAGCAGTTCTACGATCTCTGGATTGCGCCGGGCGGCACGGGCGCGCTGCTGGGGCTGGTGATTTTTATGCTGCTGCGCAGCCGCAGCGTGCAGATGAAACAGCTGGGTAAAATCGCCGCGCCAGGCGCGCTGTTTAATATCAGCGAGCCGATGGTGTTCGGTATCCCGCTGGTAATGAACCCCTGGTTTTTCCTGCCGTTCATTCTGACGCCGGTGGTGCTGGTGCTGGTCACCTGGACGGCGATGTCGCTGGGATGGGTGGCGCCGCCTGCGGGGATCGCTTTGCCGTTCACTACGCCGATCTTCTTCAGCGGCTACCTCGCCACCGGCGGCCATATTTCCGGCAGCGTGTTGCAGGCGGTGAATCTGGGTATCTCAATGGTGATCTACTATCCCTTCTTCCGCGCCTGGGACAATTTAAAACGGCGTGAGGAGCAGGAGGCGATCAGCAGCGCTGAAAAAAACGCGGCCGAAAGCGGTCTGGTTGCTGGCGGAGAGCGTCAGGCCCGGATATAA
- the treC gene encoding alpha,alpha-phosphotrehalase, whose product MNKTPPWWQNGVIYQIYPKSFQDTTGSGTGDLAGVIQRLDYLKLLGVDAIWLTPFYISPQVDNGYDVANYTAIDPAYGTMSDFDHLVEQAHKRGLRVILDMVFNHSSTQHHWFHESLNPESPYRDYYIWRDGTPTEPPNNWKSKFGGSAWRWHPESNQYYMHLWAPEQADLNWENENVRAELKQIVNFWADRGIDGLRLDVVNLVSKHQDFPDDPDGDGLRLYTDGPRIHEYMREMSRDVFRPRELVTVGEMSSATLEHCQQYGSLEGDELSMVFSFDHVEVDFWNGQKWTLTPLDLVAQKKIFTHWQQGMHNRGWNALFWCNHDQPRVVSRWGDDGEYRVQSAKMLAMVLHGMQGTPYIFQGEELGMTNPGFTRIIDYRDIESHNMYAELRAQGRDSENLLAILASKSRDNGRTPMQWDASENAGFTVGTPWIGMSRNYETINAEAAIADPDSIFYAYQKLIQLRKRYLILTWGDYLDLLPSHPYLWCYRRQYEGETLVVIANFSREAQSWHPEENFGDSWEVLMSNYPDAKAEPGEMMLRPWEAVWWYQKKNH is encoded by the coding sequence ATGAATAAAACTCCACCATGGTGGCAGAACGGCGTCATTTATCAAATCTATCCCAAAAGTTTTCAGGATACGACCGGTAGTGGCACAGGCGACCTGGCCGGTGTGATTCAGCGTCTGGACTACCTGAAACTGCTGGGTGTCGATGCGATCTGGCTCACGCCTTTTTATATTTCACCGCAGGTTGATAACGGCTACGACGTGGCGAACTACACCGCCATCGATCCCGCTTACGGCACGATGAGCGATTTCGACCATTTGGTTGAACAGGCGCACAAGCGCGGGCTGCGCGTTATCCTCGATATGGTGTTTAACCACTCTTCAACACAGCACCACTGGTTTCACGAGTCGCTGAACCCGGAAAGCCCGTACCGCGATTACTATATCTGGCGCGACGGTACGCCGACCGAACCGCCGAATAACTGGAAGTCGAAGTTCGGCGGCTCTGCCTGGCGCTGGCACCCAGAGAGCAACCAGTACTACATGCACCTGTGGGCGCCGGAGCAGGCGGACCTGAACTGGGAAAACGAGAACGTCCGCGCCGAGCTGAAGCAGATCGTCAACTTCTGGGCCGATCGCGGCATCGACGGGCTGCGTCTCGACGTGGTTAACCTGGTCTCCAAGCATCAGGATTTTCCTGACGATCCCGATGGCGACGGGCTGCGTCTCTATACCGACGGCCCGCGCATTCATGAATATATGCGCGAAATGAGCCGCGACGTCTTCCGACCGCGCGAGCTGGTGACGGTGGGCGAAATGTCTTCCGCCACGCTGGAGCACTGCCAGCAATATGGCTCGCTGGAGGGCGACGAGCTGTCGATGGTGTTCAGCTTCGACCATGTCGAGGTTGATTTCTGGAACGGTCAGAAGTGGACGTTAACGCCGCTGGATCTGGTGGCGCAGAAGAAAATTTTCACCCACTGGCAGCAAGGCATGCATAACCGGGGCTGGAACGCGCTGTTCTGGTGTAACCACGATCAGCCGCGCGTAGTGTCGCGCTGGGGCGATGACGGCGAATATCGCGTACAGTCGGCGAAGATGCTGGCGATGGTGCTGCACGGCATGCAGGGCACGCCCTATATCTTCCAGGGCGAGGAGCTGGGCATGACCAACCCCGGCTTTACCCGTATCATCGATTACCGCGACATCGAAAGCCACAATATGTACGCCGAGCTGCGCGCGCAGGGCCGCGACAGCGAAAATCTGTTGGCGATCCTCGCCAGTAAATCGCGTGATAACGGCCGTACGCCGATGCAGTGGGACGCCAGCGAAAACGCCGGTTTTACCGTCGGCACGCCCTGGATCGGCATGAGCCGCAACTATGAAACCATCAATGCGGAAGCGGCGATAGCCGATCCTGATTCGATTTTTTACGCCTATCAGAAGTTGATTCAGCTGCGTAAGCGCTATTTAATCCTGACGTGGGGCGACTATCTCGATCTGCTGCCGTCGCATCCTTATTTGTGGTGTTATCGTCGTCAGTATGAAGGCGAAACGCTGGTAGTGATCGCCAACTTCAGCCGGGAAGCGCAAAGCTGGCACCCGGAAGAAAACTTTGGCGACAGCTGGGAAGTGTTGATGAGCAACTACCCTGACGCCAAAGCGGAACCTGGCGAGATGATGTTGCGTCCCTGGGAAGCCGTCTGGTGGTACCAGAAGAAAAACCACTAG
- a CDS encoding beta-N-acetylhexosaminidase, whose product MSLRHTVFTLPLLFSCCFTVFADPVPLPLMPWPQQVEQPPTGGRLALTPQLQLHIVGDLPEGAEARWRERIERQTGWTLLPDTSSAAPTLTVRVARQVDALPQLESDESYRLVVNGTGATLSAPTRFGALRGMETLLQLVQNDGEGAFIPFVTINDRPRFPWRGVLIDSVRHFIPIETIKRQIDGIAAARMNVFHWHLTDDQGWRFASSHYPQLQEKASDGLFYTQQQMRDVVRYAADRGVRVVPELDIPGHASAIAVAMPELIAAPGPYQMERGWGVFKPLLDPSNEAVYRVIDTLVGEMAAIFPDPWLHIGGDEVDAQQWNDSPRIQQFMREKGLADSHALQAWFNQRVEKILEKHQRRMVGWDEIWHPDLPKSILIQSWQGQDALGGVAKQDYRGILSTGFYLDQPQFASYHYRNEVWPTALNDVDRIRVDERAQSWQFTLPRLKGSPVKGSFTLVEGKSGWRGFIDFAGKSRRLVQQVTWLSPQEVTFNVDSWMGPLQPVVTLQQNQLTGYFRVGNVRYPVTGERLAATPQGIEPAVPNATQLQANLKGGEAALWGENVSAGVLDIKLWPRAFVVAERLWSAQNVTDEENMYQRLAAVDRWSAVSVGLQQHTQALTGMMRLANRTDVVPLQIFAQALEPAHYYTRQHLKFQAGHYTLAEPLNRLADLLPAESMSVRRLTQQVDALIGNRGSQQAAQAIRQQLTQWRDNVPQVAPLLDANYQLKALRPVATQIATLSDMGMTLINAWENGQRIHAEAIGKMRGQLDAAAQTQDELVIALVRPLEILLRAVASEKR is encoded by the coding sequence ATGTCGCTGCGTCATACCGTTTTTACCTTGCCTCTGCTGTTTTCCTGTTGCTTTACCGTTTTCGCCGACCCTGTCCCGCTGCCGCTGATGCCCTGGCCGCAGCAGGTAGAGCAGCCGCCGACCGGCGGCCGGCTGGCGCTGACGCCGCAGCTTCAGCTGCATATCGTCGGCGATCTTCCTGAAGGCGCCGAGGCGCGCTGGCGTGAACGCATCGAACGTCAGACCGGCTGGACGCTGCTGCCCGATACCTCCTCCGCTGCGCCGACGCTTACCGTGCGCGTCGCCAGGCAGGTTGATGCGCTGCCGCAGCTGGAAAGCGATGAAAGCTACCGCCTGGTGGTTAACGGCACGGGCGCGACGCTCAGCGCACCCACGCGTTTCGGCGCCTTGCGCGGTATGGAAACCTTGTTGCAGCTGGTGCAGAACGACGGCGAGGGCGCTTTTATTCCTTTCGTGACCATCAACGATCGTCCGCGCTTTCCGTGGCGCGGCGTGTTGATCGACTCCGTGCGTCACTTTATTCCCATTGAAACCATTAAGCGCCAGATCGACGGCATCGCCGCCGCCCGCATGAACGTCTTTCACTGGCATTTGACGGACGATCAGGGATGGCGCTTTGCATCTTCGCACTATCCGCAGCTGCAAGAGAAGGCCAGCGATGGGCTGTTCTACACGCAGCAGCAGATGCGCGACGTGGTGCGTTACGCGGCGGATCGCGGCGTACGCGTGGTGCCGGAGCTGGATATTCCTGGCCACGCCTCCGCTATCGCCGTCGCGATGCCGGAACTGATCGCCGCGCCGGGCCCTTATCAGATGGAGCGCGGCTGGGGCGTATTTAAGCCGCTGCTCGATCCGTCGAACGAGGCGGTATATCGCGTTATCGATACGCTGGTGGGCGAGATGGCGGCGATCTTCCCCGATCCCTGGCTGCATATCGGCGGCGATGAGGTGGATGCGCAACAGTGGAACGACTCACCGCGCATTCAGCAGTTTATGCGTGAGAAAGGGCTGGCCGACAGCCATGCGCTACAGGCCTGGTTTAACCAGCGGGTCGAGAAAATTCTTGAAAAGCATCAACGGCGTATGGTCGGCTGGGATGAGATCTGGCATCCCGATCTGCCGAAGTCGATCCTGATCCAGTCCTGGCAGGGACAAGATGCGCTGGGCGGCGTGGCGAAACAGGATTATCGCGGCATTCTCTCCACCGGATTTTATCTCGATCAGCCGCAGTTCGCCTCTTATCACTACCGCAACGAGGTCTGGCCGACGGCGCTAAACGATGTCGACCGCATCAGGGTGGACGAGCGCGCCCAGAGCTGGCAGTTTACGCTGCCGCGCCTGAAGGGCAGCCCGGTAAAAGGCAGCTTTACTCTGGTGGAAGGAAAGTCGGGCTGGCGCGGGTTTATCGATTTCGCCGGCAAGTCGCGGCGTCTGGTGCAGCAGGTAACCTGGCTGTCGCCGCAGGAGGTCACTTTCAACGTCGACAGCTGGATGGGGCCGCTGCAACCGGTCGTCACGCTGCAACAGAACCAGCTGACGGGCTATTTCCGCGTGGGCAACGTCCGCTATCCGGTAACGGGAGAGCGCCTTGCCGCCACGCCGCAGGGCATTGAACCGGCGGTGCCGAACGCGACGCAGCTACAGGCCAACCTGAAGGGCGGCGAAGCGGCGCTCTGGGGAGAAAATGTCAGCGCCGGGGTGCTGGATATTAAACTGTGGCCGCGCGCTTTCGTGGTCGCCGAGCGGCTCTGGTCAGCGCAAAACGTCACGGACGAAGAGAATATGTATCAGCGGCTGGCGGCGGTCGACCGCTGGTCGGCGGTATCGGTGGGATTGCAGCAGCATACTCAGGCGTTGACCGGCATGATGCGTTTAGCCAACCGCACCGATGTCGTGCCGCTGCAAATTTTCGCGCAGGCGCTGGAGCCCGCGCACTATTACACTCGCCAGCATCTGAAATTCCAGGCGGGACACTATACGCTGGCCGAGCCGTTGAACCGGCTTGCGGACCTGTTGCCCGCCGAGAGCATGTCGGTAAGAAGGCTGACGCAGCAGGTTGACGCGTTGATCGGGAATCGCGGCAGTCAGCAGGCGGCGCAGGCGATCCGTCAGCAGCTGACGCAGTGGCGAGACAACGTGCCGCAGGTCGCGCCGTTACTCGACGCCAATTATCAGCTTAAAGCGCTGCGGCCAGTGGCGACGCAGATCGCGACGCTTAGCGATATGGGGATGACGCTGATCAATGCATGGGAAAACGGTCAGCGCATCCATGCGGAGGCGATCGGGAAGATGCGCGGTCAGCTGGACGCGGCGGCGCAAACGCAGGATGAACTGGTCATTGCGCTGGTCAGGCCGCTGGAAATACTGCTGCGCGCCGTGGCGTCAGAAAAGCGGTAA